Genomic window (Culex pipiens pallens isolate TS chromosome 3, TS_CPP_V2, whole genome shotgun sequence):
AACCACTCAATTCTCGTTGAATTCTGAGTgtaattcactcaaatctgacagatgcccgctttactcatttttgagtagattcagttttgacgaaaactgagtgacttTGAACATGCATGTATAAAGggcaatatttttatgttttatatttatttttgatcatattttttttttgaatttggcaATATCCATTATTTTTATACAGATATTTTTAAGTAGTTCTTTAGAGTGCTTTATTTGCGACTTAAATTGCCTAAAATCGTCAATATTTTGCACTTAATCGCCCGGTGACGTCCACAATCCCAGGAAAAACCCTCCACACAACTACAGCTTCCCTTATTTTTAACTGCACCACGCCATAatgatcatcatcatcatcaacaagATGTTTTCACTTTCATCCCACCAACGTCGTTGTCCTCAACGTCGTCGCTGGCGTTGTTTACTCTCACAGATGATCAGCTGAGGCTAATGAATTTCTCCTCTTGGTTTGTTTTGTTCCCAGGTTGGTGACTCGACCGACACGATCCCTCCGATGGAtcagcagcaccaccaccatcaccagAAGCAACATTCCCACCATCACGGCAAAAAGACCGGCGGCAAGCCGTCGATCCGGGAAGCACTCAACACGTCCGACCTGTTCAAGCTGTACAACATGCTGAACGTGGTCAAGGTTGATCTTCTGTGGGGCCGACAGGACGCCGtcgaggagcagcagcagccgcaacAGACGGCTTCGCCGACGCCCATGGACGCAACGCCGGAGTACAAGCAAAAGTCGGTCTCACCCGCGCCCGCCACCGAACAAAAGGAGTCGTCGAGTAGCAGCGACGCCGGCAGCAACAACGGCGGCAGCATAAAGGGTCACATCCGGCGCCCGAGCACGGTCTCGATGGCGTCCTCCAACAGTGCGAGCACTCTGAGCGACTCGGAGAGCGAAATCAGCGCGGAAAACGACTCCGGCATCGAGTCGGAGAGCAACGCCGACCAGGACAAGAGCACCGAGCTGGCGAAGCAGTTCCGCACGCACCTGCTCGGGCTGTACCGGTCGCTGGAGCAGATGACCGAGGCGGCCAACTATCTGACGGCCCGGTATCAGAGCGACGTCGGACCGGTTTAGGGCGGGCACGAAGATGGTTCCAGCCACGGAGACGGAGAAATGTTCCCAAAAAAAACCGGTGATAGCGCAGCGAGTGTGGGTCCCCGAGCAGAGAGACTACCAagaactactactactactacagCTAAATTACTACTACATACGAGAGAGAGTGAGTGCGAGCGCAAGAGAGTGAGAGCGAAAACGATGAGCGTGCCAGAGAGAATGAGTTGACCTCCCAATCTCAGCTAGCTTTGAGTTGAGAAAGCTTCTTTTCGTTAGTGTGTAAGTATGAGTGGGTCAGGGAATGAGTGTGAATGAGAGAGCGCGCGCTCGCGCGCTTCGAATGAAATCCAAGCAGGCGGCAAAGCCGCCAATGACAGATCTGTATGAGTGACCGCGCAGTTGCTCGGGGGACTCATTCGAAGGCGTGTTCGCGCGCTCGCTTTTTAAGGTTAAGTGTCTAATTTGTAAACAGTAAATATGTGTAAAATTTAGTTGGTAGTTGAAAATTGTAGAATCGGTTACTGTTTTGGGCGGAAGGCGAAAGGAGGACAACTTGATGCGAGCTAGCCGgaaaagagagagagcgagaaatATTTAAGTTTAGCCAAAACAAAGTAAGGTGAACAAGattatttattgtaaaataATTGAAGCATGTTTCTCTGATTGTTTTCCCGCACACAGATTTTGTTTGTTAGTTTACTTCGCGCGCTTGTGTTTGAGATTATTGAGAGCGAAATAGGGCGGCCATTTTGGAAGCATCGGAAACTGATGAAGCAAGTCAGAAAGTGCCAGGAATTTCAGTGATACAGTTGAAGAATGTTATCTCgaatggagagaaaaaaaagttgaacagcAAGAAAACATGCGTGTGTGTGCAAGTAAGATATTTTGTTTTGGATATGACGGCAAAATTGTGTAAATATGTGTTTCTTTCAATTTAACGTGTATGCTTTTGGTAGTGGGTAAAAGCTGGTTTGGGAAAAGTGTTGAAACCTTTTCTGCATCACATTGGTGAAGTTGACAGGTCACGTTCATCCATAATAACTCAAATAAGAGTGAAATTCTTTCAGAAATGAGTGCCTCTTTACTAAAATCTgattgaaacaattgtgaaataaGAAATCTTGGCTAAGTTCATCTGTCCTTCAGTTCACATTCTGACGCGCAATTAGCTGCAGTCTTCATCGATCCACAAACTGGGTGAGTTCCTGCCTAGGGTTTGAAATGTTACGGAGGTGAGCGGCTTGAATTACTTGTCAAAATTAGGTACCTCGTAATATCTGAGTTGctaaaaaattctttaaaaagctaaaaaaatagtGACTAAGCAGTTTGAGTGCCATGCCCATTCTGTAAAGAGAGGTAACTCAATTTGTAAGTGTTCGACCAAGGCACTCGCACTTCAATGTCAATCTAATTTGATAGCTAATCATTGAGGCacatattttgttgaatttgactCAAAGTTGGTTTAATTTTACTAACCCAATCTTAAATGGTGCTCACTCAAAAACAATGAAAGCTCATTTCTGAGTACGCTCAGTTTAGTCAAAATCGGAGTGAAAATTATAAGAAATTAGTTGTTACAAGATACGCAGAACTGTCACCCGAAACCAAGATGATTTACGCAAAAGGTGCTCACATTTCCCAAAGCCACCTTCTCACTCACCTTTTTGTTCTTTTCTTCGTGACTGGTAATTAGGAAGAAGAATTAGGTTTGCGTTAAAAACAGCTctaatttaggaaaaaatattggTGACTTGGTTTTCAATATTGGTTTGCATTCTCCGCGCTTTACACTTTAGTTTCAACCCAAAATAGTCGTTAAGGTGGCAGCTTTCAGGTGGGGAAAACCGCCGACGCAAGCCAGTTTGAGTACCGTCATCAAAGTAGGCATCCATTGACGTTTGATTCGAGCTCGAACTCGCCTGCAGCGGTGGCATCGGCTTCCCCACCTTTCAGATCATGGCCAACTGCGCTGCAATTAACCAATCCGTTATCGCTACTCGCTGAAAGTTTGCTCTCAACAAACGAAcggcaagagaaaaaaaaaatcgacaagtGGCAGCACAGATTTCGGCACAGTTGCCGCTGCTTACGTCAGTTCGTCGACTTCCCTACCCCAAAAAAAAAGGGTGTCCAATTTGGGGTTATTGTTGGCGCGGAACGAATCGGCTTCGAGAAGGTCGCTTTCGCAAAGTTTCGCTGCCTAAATTTgcaatacactgaaaaaaaaagattttgacaGAAATTTAACCTAAAAACTCCAGTTTCTCAACAAAGGTGACGTTTTGCTTACTTCTCTTCGCCATTCAGCTTGCTCTCCTCATGATTTGCTCAATTTAGGCTTAATCTCGTGTTTTCGGTTAAGGAGATAGTGATCACAATTTAGGTTAAATTTTTGCTAGCTTTACTACACAACCACCCTCTctcagcgagagagagagagctgaAAGGCAAGCAAAGCGCTCACTCTCTCAAGCAAAGAGCAACTGTGACGAAACTGTCAAAAGCGCCGCTATTGTTCTCGCCGTGCACGcaccagcacacacacacacacacacacacacacacacacacacacacacacacacacacacacacacacacacaatcaagTCTTTTTCTTCTTCCAACGCGGAGGTCGAGAGAAAGACAATCACGCACGCTGAAAAAAAGGTTCTGcaaatttgagtaaatttgTGCACGCTAATTGGAAACCCAAGATGGACGACGATGGACGTGTTTATTCGTTCGCTCTCCGTTGAGTTGAAAGGGAAACTGCAATAATTTATGAATGTGAACGATTCTTTTCCGTCTTTTTTTCGGGCGGAACAAAATTGGCCCAGTTTGGTGTGGTGTGTGTACGCGAGAGGCAATCGAATTGAGGGGAAAACGATTTGCGAAAATTTGAGAGCGATAACTgcgtaaaaaagtgttttttgttcgttcgtCATATATTTAGTACTGATACTGAACCATTCCGTTAGCCTTAATTACACACTAATACATAGGCGAGAGAGTGAGAGCGAGAAACCATGCGTTCACCGCGAACAAAAAGAGCAGAGGCAGGCAAAAACATTACACAACCGCCTAAAGGTGAGCCGAAGTGTgcaaaaatcaaagcaaaaacaaaagaagaaaatgggtaaattaaacaaaacgtaaaataaaacaatcttcAAAAGAAAAGTAGCTAAAGCAAGAGAGTCGGGttgtgcaaaaacaaaaaagttaaacttttgtatgtgtgtgtgtgcgcgaggTTCAGTAACTcggcacaaataaaaaaaaataaaataaaaataaacgagCAATCTTTAGTCCAGGAAAAGTAGTGCATTtcgataacacaaaaaaaaactcacacacAATCGCTGTAAGCAAGATTTCATGTAAGATCGAAAAAAGaggaacacacacacatacgcgTCAACACCAACTGGAAGAGAGAAAAATTAGTGAAGCATCAGAAAAAAACGCAAGAGACAAACAATGAATAATTTAgaggaaatgttaaaaaaaaagaaatatatttcaataaaaaagaaacatatGAAAAATAGAGAAAGCGGCTTTCTTTCGTGTAACACCGTAAGCTGGAATATCACATTTCCCATAAATTAGTcgaaataaattagcaagcggaAGTATGGGCGATGAATATTTGCGTAATCGTTAATGcaaatttatgctaaatttttACATCGTAAAAAACACCGTGTCATTCCACGTGAAATCTTTCGGCTCAACAGATTTTGGAACGCATTTATCCACCAGTATGAGAACAAAATATTCTACATTTTTCTTCTCCTGATTAGACTACTTAATTGGGAAGCATCATCTTCCTTGAAGCGCTGGGCACCCTTCTAGAAATGTATGTTCTAAGAATTGCTACTTTTATTTCCAAATTAATACTTGGGTCACGAGtattagggtattttaaccattagtggaccccctagtagagccgaaggacatttttcacaaattttcaatattttaatcactttttcataaccttttgtacaaaacaatgaaatcttaagtcttttgaacaattttgactgtttgtttcatcagttatttgtttttgagcagaaaagtagacattttaaaaaagttttttttttgcccgttatgaacccccttttcctatagtggactcgggtccataatccggttgtggacccgggtccactataggcaaactgttatttttataccaaatttaacctatatttgatgttttgatgcatggtgtaggtctaatgatagatataatgattaaaagatggattttgctcacttttcatcttaaacaaatatgttttgttaacaaatttggctttaaacaacaacacaaaaactaactgatatttaaacacatttttctcgaaaaagatcatagaaaacgtttcaaaaaccattgtaaacataaaaataatttaaaaaagtaattttgatgcaaatttttccatattaattccataaatggttgaccgaaactaaacaatagatttgtttacagttgctgataaaaccacgcatgtttatttaaaaaaaagctttgttattgatttattatcataaaatatcatttgaaactgcaattatgatgcttcagttaggtaccattaactatagttttgatgcattataaattcttacggcatcagcatttttggtacttttaacatgaaaacaactatatttatactcataattgaaaaaaaatgcgtttaggttgataacaacaagcatttattgtatgtttaagagaaacttttgcttaaatacacagttttcttcatttttgaaggttatatttacaggggtccacttttagaaatgtttggattttcgttgtcctatattggatcCCCCCTaaattttgctcgaaaatgagcagttcttcgctttatcttagtaaagttccttgaacttacattatttcgacttgctgaagttaaataatcagtcaaaaatgattggatagttatttcaatgataaaatataaatgaagttttgttgtgaaaatgctggTGGCCAtagctgatttcagatgtcgatctcaaaacacttattttgacgaaaaggacaattcaatgacagtcaacattgttttaaatgatgctgaacatcctcaataaaagatttgtagacaacaacacgcttgaaattgtgattttattgaatttttcatcaaaaactctcagagggtccactataggaaaggagtccactaatggataacgtaccctattgCATGATTTCTTTGCCAGCTTttgcaaaaatgatatgctgcTTTGATGCtgctaagtgtccggatttcgaatcacgGCGTTAATTTGTTCTCTTCATTATGCGGAagaaatctcaaacctatcaaagtcaccccgttttacggtataaattttccattctgttatttttggtagagaaaaccTAATTTTCGGCGTTCGAGAATGGCAgcaaagtaaatagtttcacgacggaattgaaaaaaatatttttttaatagatcaaaaaattgagtttttcctttcctataaattttcttgaaagacAAAGAAGATTTGGACCAATGGTTGGTGGACACAGTTTCTGTAAAAagcaaacatgaaaaattagatttttatctACATCATTAAATAGCGTCAAATCATTTAGTAAGAATTGCAAATATGCGTCCGAgctcaatgtcaaaaaatgaatgtTTCGTGAAACTTTCCGATCATTCGAAttgcatattttcaaaattttcaaacaattttagccTTTTAACATGTAGATAAAAGATCAAAAACACTTGTTTTTGATCATATCATGGACGgctgtcaatttttttatatagataCATGTATTGACGAACTGATGCCAAATGCCTTCTTTTACAACAGAAAATGTACAAacaatgtttcatccaaacaaaaaaaaaaaaaaaaaaaaatgtgcaaaaaacaGTCGTTGTCCGAAGGGTCAGAGAATAGCTAACTTCAAACGCGAAAGATTCGCGTGAGAGCAATCTCAAAAAAGGTTTAAGGATTGATAAAGTCGAGTTCATCATAGGTTCTAGGCTAAAAAGTGAAAATCTTGAACTCAATATTTGCAATTTGTTTCATCCCGCCTCCAAGGCTTTGCCGTTCTCGTGTAAGTTATTAAAACAAGTCTTGGGTGTTCCATTTTTAAATATCCTATTTTTATAGAGAGAGACAGTGTAATATGAACAGCTGTCAGAATAGGGCCTTAAAAGTCACCTAAAGATCCATGTAGAAATGCTAATCCCAAAATGTATCGGCGGTAATAAACCTCTCTACGAGTAATTAACCAATGACGCATTTCTGAGTtttctgccattttttttttttcgtttggtaAATTCCAACTCGAAGCCATACAGGCGATGATGATGACAGAATAGGCAAATCTGTCTCTCGCACCATATAGTAATCGATCATCAACCATTCAGTAAGTAGTTGAAGTGGGAGGGACTGTAATGGCATATCAATCAGGAGACTAATTGCAATGCTAATAATTCGATTCTCGACTGATCAGATCTTCGCACGGTGACGAGACTTGCGGTGATGGCTTTCTCAAAAAGGTGTTAAGTTATTAAGTGCTATTTCGGAGGAACCGAACGCGCAACGGACGTTTGCAAAAATTAGCACGTGAGCAGGTGATTCTTTGTGCGCGAGATTATGTCAGAATGTTCAAGCAAATCATGTCACGGATGTTAGTGTCGTCCAAATAGGCGAATGaggctttttttttaagtttgaacaGCGGTTCTTCGATTATGTATATCCTCTGGTTAATGATGAAAGGTGTCATCCTAATATTTATTACTGAGCTGTTGATATAAACATACattcaaaatgtaaatttacttgtggtttaatttgttgttgtttgttaatCCCAAATTTGTTGTCACGTGTGCAACACGCCGACGATCACGTGATCCAATCATTCACAACATACTTTGCGTCGAAACCTACTGCCTAATCGAACTCTAACGATTTGGTGCATGCGTGTGAATGAATGTCTCTCACTCTCATGTTTAACAAGCCTTCCACGTGGACATGCATGTGGTAGATAGACGCAGATAACGACGACCAGCAGCGCCGCATAGATAACGATTCAGTTCTCTCTTCCTCTCTCAGTCCAAAACTCTCAACATTCGACCTTCATCAGCTGTACGTCTAGACGCTTCTCTCTGCGGCTCTATTAACCGGCTTTTtggtcttttttcaaaaaatgttggacTTTGGACTTTCTCTCTTTTGGATTTTTGGGCAGTTCCTCGCCTCCTCTCTTCTTCGTAGATTATGAGCCCATAGGCTGAGAAGTTGattattgatattattttttctagGGTAGCTTCCAAGAACGAACCTCTCAGAACCGGCAAATTTGAGCCGTCGGAGTGTGAGCTTGTGGGTGTGTGGGAAACATACAACATTCTTCAAAGAAGGAAGCGAAACCCATCAATAAATATTTATGAGCATTTGACTCACTTTCTTTCATCTGCTTTGGTTTGGACGTTCGTTCGCGTGGAACGAGTATTTCTCGCCGTGTAAAGGAGACGCTGATAGTTATCATGCACTTGACACATGCTGAACGCGTGATCCGTCAATTGGACTGAGATACGCATTCGAGGTAGGTACAGTCAGTTAGACGGACAACGGttaattttttatggttttattttatttacaaaaactaaaaactaaaaactaaaaactaaaaactaaaaactaaaaactaaaaactaaaaactaaaaactaaaaactaaaaactaaaaactaaaaactaaaaactaaaaactaaaaactaaaaactaaaaactaaaaactaaaaactaaaaactaaaaactaaaaactaaaaactaaaaactaaaaactaaaaactaaaaactaaaaactaaaaactaaaaactaaaaactaaaaactaaaaactaaaaactaaaaactaaaaactaaaaactaaaaactaaaaactaaaaactaaaaactaaaaactaaaaactaaaagctaaaaactaaaaactaaaaactaaaaactaaaaactaaaaactaaaaactaaaaactaaaaactaaaaactaaaaactaaaaactaaaaactaaaaactaaaaactaaaaactaaaaactaaaaactaaaaactaaaactaaaaactaaaaactaaaaactaaaaactaaaaactaaaaactaaaaactaaaaactaaaaactaaaaactaaaaactaaaaactaaaaactaaaaactaaaaactaaaaactaaaaactaaaaactaaaaactaaaaactaaaactaaaaactaaaaactaaaaactaaaaactaaaaactaaaaactaaaaactaaaaactaaaaactaaaaactaaaaactaaaaactaaaaactaaaaactaaaaactaaaaactaaaaactaaaaactaaaaactaaaaactaaaaactaaaaactaaaaactaaaaactaaaaactaaaaactaaaaactaaaaactaaaaactaaaaactaaaaactaaaaactaaaaactaaaaactaaaaactaaaaactaaaaactaaaaactaaaaactaaaaactaaaaactaaaaactaaaaactaaaaactaaaagcaaaaaactaaaaactaaaaacaaaaaacaaaaaactaaaaactaaaaactaaaaactaaaaactaaaaactaaaaactaaaaactaaaaactaaaaactaaaaactaaaaactaaaaactaaaaactaaaaactaaaaactaaaaactaaaaactaaaaactaaaaactaaaaactaaaaactaaaaactaaaactaaaaactaaaaactaaaaactaaaaactaaaaactaaaaactaaaagcaaaaaactaaaaactaaaaacaaaaaacaaaaaactaaaaactaaaaactaaaaacta
Coding sequences:
- the LOC120414116 gene encoding uncharacterized protein LOC120414116 translates to MNGYTDVTSNIENSRNCLRRIARHDDQEFSNQSILNAMEKFVKTVNAMDETILVPCRLMDRKVGDSTDTIPPMDQQHHHHHQKQHSHHHGKKTGGKPSIREALNTSDLFKLYNMLNVVKVDLLWGRQDAVEEQQQPQQTASPTPMDATPEYKQKSVSPAPATEQKESSSSSDAGSNNGGSIKGHIRRPSTVSMASSNSASTLSDSESEISAENDSGIESESNADQDKSTELAKQFRTHLLGLYRSLEQMTEAANYLTARYQSDVGPV